Proteins from a single region of Amblyomma americanum isolate KBUSLIRL-KWMA chromosome 10, ASM5285725v1, whole genome shotgun sequence:
- the LOC144107191 gene encoding uncharacterized protein LOC144107191 has translation MEQGSGATSKSKLLDTTVVPFDAVTYASERQTEWEISAEVMLVVSAVTVCAVFAVLYVPRTRGPLMESPEQRESRPRSFYDADGSTAYKYEIVPDIIHIVRYNQTELTFMDVVHLRSMYLNHRPRTIMVHCSPCGFTGRFVNWTEGINFTFVSYDFPREVFGRKIQVPHHSTDVARLRILMRYGGIYLDRDVFVVRPLRRFLRYEATLTCPQGESIGNMLMIFHKDSRLLKLYHETYREFNDSLWYYNAGKLPTLRLVDKHPHLLNRMYSSLEISLDMIAMLYEPHAYPNWRDAYAMHTYISFRKQSQHDPLHNRDLDTATIRDLDNAMGQMARSVLFGTSDFVGPDVPVVSFEELAARKDRGEDLTKMRPGNAKPFYR, from the exons ATGGAACAGGGGAGCGGTGCTACTTCCAAGTCTAAACTGCTAGACACCACCGTTGTTCCTTTCGATGCTGTGACGTATGCATCGGAGAGACAGACTGAATG GGAGATCTCGGCAGAGGTAATGCTTGTGGTCTCTGCGGTCACCGTGTGTGCAGTATTCGCGGTGCTCTACGTGCCTAGAACTCGGGGGCCATTGATGGAATCCCCAGAACAACGCGAGAGTCGTCCGAGAAGCTTCTACGACGCGGACGGCTCGACAGCATACAAATACGAGATCGTTCCGGATATCATCCATATTGTCAG GTACAATCAGACTGAACTGACCTTTATGGATGTCGTGCACCTTCGGTCTATGTACCTGAACCACAGGCCTAGGACCATAATGGTACACTGTAGCCCCTGCGGCTTCACAGGGCGTTTCGTCAACTGGACAGAAGGCATCAACTTCACCTTCGTGTCCTACGATTTCCCCCGCGAGGTCTTTGGGAGGAAGATTCAA GTACCCCACCACTCAACTGACGTTGCGCGCCTTCGTATCCTGATGCGGTACGGAGGCATCTACCTGGATAGAGACGTGTTCGTGGTCAGGCCTCTACGCCGATTCTTGCGCTACGAGGCAACGCTCACCTGTCCCCAAGGAGAATCGATCGGCAACATGCTCATGATCTTTCACAAAGACTCACGCTTGCTCAAGCTTTATCACGAAACCTACCGCGA GTTCAACGACTCCCTGTGGTACTACAACGCTGGCAAACTGCCAACCCTTCGGCTGGTCGACAAGCACCCGCACCTCCTGAACCGCATGTACAGCAGCCTGGAAATCTCCCTCGATATGATCGCCATGTTGTACGAGCCACACGCGTACCCTAACTGGCGCGACGCTTACGCCATGCACACGTACATTTCCTTCCGGAAACAGTCGCAGCATGACCCTCTGCACAACAGAGACTTAGACACGGCTACCATCCGGGACCTCGACAATGCGATGGGGCAGATGGCCCGTTCGGTGCTGTTTGGTACCTCGGACTTCGTAGGCCCGGACGTGCCTGTCGTAAGCTTCGAAGAGCTTGCAGCCAGAAAAGACCGGGGCGAAGACCTGACGAAGATGCGCCCTGGAAATGCCAAGCCCTTTTACCGATAA